From Carettochelys insculpta isolate YL-2023 chromosome 8, ASM3395843v1, whole genome shotgun sequence, a single genomic window includes:
- the MAIP1 gene encoding m-AAA protease-interacting protein 1, mitochondrial has protein sequence MALPRGLWSCRGPFRAHLVAAAVGPGWAGPEPSAPRRPAALTGAWPPARLCSSDQPSRRRGPAGGGRSVVVLGIPNPFIWLRTRLYCFLIRAYFDQEFSVEEFTQGAKQAFALVSKLLSECKLDLLEEFVSKEVFQVLQEKLSALSENHRNALAADMDEIMYTTAGDVGIYYDDSGRKFVSILMRFWYLTSADLPDETPDGSKVFQIVFGDETVKETKHLLTANYEFRREFTQGVKPDWTITRIEHPKLLE, from the exons ATGGCGCTGCCCAGGGGGCTCTGGAGCTGCCGGGGGCCGTTCCGAGCCCACCTGGTGGCAGCCGCCGTCGGAcccggctgggccgggccggagcCGTCTGCCCCGCGGCGCCCGGCTGCCCTGACCGGTGCCTGGCCCCCCGCGCGCTTGTGCAGCAGCGACCAGCCGAGCCGGCGGCGGGGTCCGGCGGGCGGCGGCCGGAGCGTGGTGGTGCTGGGGATCCCCAACCCCTTCATCTGGCTCCGCACCAGGCTCTACTGTTTCCTCAtccgggcctacttcgaccaggAGTTCAGCGTCGAGGAGTTCACCCAGGGGGCCAAgcag GCCTTTGCTCTTGTTTCAAAGCTGCTGTCTGAATGCAAACTTGATCTATTGGAGGAATTTGTATCAAAAGAG GTATTTCAGGTGTTACAGGAGAAGCTTTCTGCACTGTCTGAAAACCACAGGAATGCTCTGGCTGCTGACATGGATGAAATAATGTATACAACAGCAGGAGATGTCGGCATTTATTATGATGATAGTG GAAGAAAATTTGTTAGTATCCTGATGCGCTTCTGGTATCTAACCAGCGCTGACCTCCCTGATGAGACTCCAGATGGAAGCAAAGTTTTCCAGATTGTATTTGGAGATGAGACTGTGAAAGAAACTAAACATCTTCTAACAGCAAACTATGA GTTCCGAAGGGAATTTACACAAGGAGTGAAGCCAGACTGGACTATTACACGGATTGAGCATCCAAAGCTACTAGAATAA